The following is a genomic window from Aphis gossypii isolate Hap1 chromosome X, ASM2018417v2, whole genome shotgun sequence.
TGTagcaagttaaaataaaataattattatataataaatacatatttatgataagCATTATTGTATATcagatgttaattatttttaatgattacaattatttacaaccttacaaaataaaaataaaaataaatataatattaaataaacacagatacttaaaaaattagtttatttatactttcattttcttctaattataatttgtgtctTTATACTGGATGCTAGCTATCCTTTTTACTTCAGTATGATAAACAATGATGACTTGAATTTGTTCTAAAACAGTAAACATATGTACAAGtcttcataaatatttgcaaattacttttagttttattcaatacaagaataatattttttaaattttaatattcaattattctatataatattgaaaatatataaaataatatgtaatccaAAAACgtttatgtacctacgtagTTTGGAAaagactaaaaataatttaagtcatTCCTTATTGTGGTTCAACTAATCAACTATTGAGACATCTATATCTTATACTATAGGCCCCATAGgaaacagtaaaattacactcatcgtacaaattacaatctgtacagaaaaatgtattggttGAATTGCATCTTGGATTGAATCGAAAgacgtaatattaaaatacaatattttgtcaCATTAGTAGTGTATGCGCTAGTAGTAATTAACACATAAATTGTGGAAACTTAAACgacttttaacatttttaagttttaataattatttacaataagtaaaattctaacattattgtaataaacttTCAATCATCTATAGAATTGGAAAGTGTGACAATGAcggataaaaaaattcaaaatgagaTGAAATTGCTAAcacaaaaatacttttatcatGTTTAgttacatatttgtataaccATAATGGTTTCTTAtacatatgtgtatattatttgatattgttaACAAGCATGACCCATGTACAtaacttgtattttttcttaaaataactcAGTTCCAGATAATTGAGaatttactgtatttttaagCTCAGgagcaatttaatttaaataagtgttatttaaatttcccatatctttataataatcttttgAAATTAGAACTGTTAACAAAACATAGAGCTTCTAGATTGAATGGTACTATAAAACTTAAAGAGCACCCAtctaaatagtatacatttaaataaaacatattacattataagaaTTTCCTGTTCAAATAATGttgagtttaaaattaaattagaatggtgaataaacattaaagaaggcaataatatagtatatatattattattataataaatataaatggccAAATTTAAGTGTTAAAAGAACTGGTAAAATatgctatataatactaatgaaatttaataaacatatttaaaaaagttataattatctattaaagggcaaaataattcaatgtttctatttaataaactgaATAGTAAATACCAGTGGTGTAGCCAGCGGGTAGGCTTGGGCCTActcagttttttcaaaaacgaatgttttatatactgttttttacataataaaaatatacattgataatctttattacactaaaatattGGGCCTACCCAAGAAAAAGTGTCTAGCTACGACACTGGTTAAtactaaactataatttattatcagttatccagtgatatttaaataatactaaactaTCATCAATTGATGAGTAACTACTATTTTTACAAGGATCATCTGaaaagaaaatgataattaccTTATTTGTGGTGAGACTGAAGTAGTTGCCATCTACTGGGAGGCCAAATTATAACTGAAACCTTAGCAACAACTAGTCCTTTAGAAATTGGACCAAAACTGGTAGAATCATATGTATGGCCTTTGTGATCACCTTCAATCCAATAGTATCCTTtaggaacaattttttttgtacctgaagtattatttttcttttttgatacTACAATGTCACCTTCCACACCAATTACacgtttaataattgtttcgtTTGGATTCCTAGGTGATACGGCCACAATAATATCACCACGCTTAACAGAATCAAATCGCACTGGAATATATGATAGAAACACAAAATCCACTGTGTTATTTGGATTAAATGTAGGTTGCATAGAAATTCCATCAACTCTGGCTACAGAACCAAACGTATCAATTACTGTGCGTCCAACAGCTACGCCaatcacaacattttttatttgactccAAACTCCCATTTGAATTGAAGTGATTTACTgagtcttaaaaaataaaatatatagataatacttaatacttgtcaaaa
Proteins encoded in this region:
- the LOC114130057 gene encoding mitochondrial inner membrane protease subunit 2; translation: MGVWSQIKNVVIGVAVGRTVIDTFGSVARVDGISMQPTFNPNNTVDFVFLSYIPVRFDSVKRGDIIVAVSPRNPNETIIKRVIGVEGDIVVSKKKNNTSGTKKIVPKGYYWIEGDHKGHTYDSTSFGPISKGLVVAKVSVIIWPPSRWQLLQSHHK